Below is a genomic region from Pyrococcus kukulkanii.
CTATCATTGAAACAAATAATGCATCTAATCCCCTACCGAGGCCCAGGATCTTTTTTATTTCCATCGATATTTTTACTGGAACTAAGGACACTATTAGTAATATCATAAAAAATAATTCCCAGGCTATAAGGTCAGATAATTCCAGCTTTTGATTCTTAAATTTAAGAAATACATATACCATTAGTCCAAG
It encodes:
- a CDS encoding DUF2304 domain-containing protein, translating into MYTIQYIALFTILGLMVYVFLKFKNQKLELSDLIAWELFFMILLIVSLVPVKISMEIKKILGLGRGLDALFVSMIGLAYLLMFKLYLDIDRIEREITDLNREIGIKLKEIEDLLKRKP